A section of the Bacillus pumilus genome encodes:
- the purC gene encoding phosphoribosylaminoimidazolesuccinocarboxamide synthase — MTVKQELLYEGKAKKIYQTDDEHILYVEYKDSATAFNGEKKAEIEGKGRLNNEISSLIFQMLHEKGINNHFVKRLSETEQLIQKVQIVPLEVVVRNVVAGSMSKRLGIPEGTKLDTPLIEFYYKDDALGDPLITEDHIRILDAATPEQVEEMKQITRQVNEELKQIFSDCHVNLIDFKLEFGIDHENRILLADEISPDTCRLWDKETNEKLDKDVFRRNLGGLTNAYEEIFKRLGGHKHV; from the coding sequence ATGACTGTGAAACAAGAACTTCTCTACGAAGGCAAAGCGAAAAAAATCTATCAGACCGATGACGAGCATATTTTATATGTCGAATATAAAGACTCAGCGACAGCATTTAACGGCGAAAAGAAAGCTGAAATCGAAGGCAAGGGCAGACTGAATAACGAAATTTCAAGCTTAATCTTTCAAATGCTGCATGAGAAAGGGATCAACAATCACTTTGTGAAACGCCTTTCTGAAACAGAACAGCTCATTCAAAAGGTGCAGATCGTACCGCTTGAAGTGGTTGTGCGAAATGTGGTAGCAGGCAGTATGTCAAAGCGCCTAGGCATTCCAGAGGGAACAAAGCTGGATACACCATTGATCGAGTTTTACTACAAAGATGATGCACTCGGCGATCCGCTCATTACAGAAGATCATATTCGCATTTTAGATGCAGCGACGCCAGAGCAGGTCGAGGAAATGAAACAGATTACAAGACAAGTAAATGAAGAGTTAAAGCAAATCTTCTCAGACTGCCATGTGAATTTAATTGATTTCAAGCTTGAATTCGGAATAGATCACGAGAATCGTATTTTGCTAGCTGATGAGATTTCACCTGATACGTGTAGGCTTTGGGACAAAGAGACAAACGAAAAGCTTGATAAAGACGTGTTCAGACGAAACCTGGGCGGCTTAACAAATGCATACGAAGAAATTTTCAAAAGACTTGGAGGCCATAAACATGTATAA